The following DNA comes from Nitrospira sp..
CCACCCGGAACGGCTTCACCATTTCCACTCACCGCCTTGAACTCTACGGCCTCTGCGGACGCTGTCGTCATTGACCCCTGCCGTTTTTTTTGCTATCTTATTGAGACGATTTATCAATTTCAATTGCGAGGCAGACCGCGCATTATGGCTACTTTTCTAACACGATTTTACTCGTCCATGACCTCGCTTCACCATCGCCACATGCCGGCCCTGCTGCTGATCCTCATCACATTCTGCGCACTGTCCTTTCCGCTCACCGATTCGATTGCGGCCGACAAATTGGTCGTCTATTCAGGTCGGGCAGAGCGTTTAATCAAGCCGGTGTTCGATGCGTTCACCGCGAAAACCGGCATCCAGGTGGATCTCCTGTCATCCGGCACTACAGAACTCGTCAACCGGCTGAAGGCGGAAGGCGATCGAACCCCCGCTGACCTCCTGTTGACCAATGATGCCGGAAGCCTTGAACTTGCACGCGTGGCCGGACTCTTGCGGCCGCTCAACATGCGCGAGGTCGAACGAGCCATTCCGTCCCAGTTCCGCGCCGCAGACAATAGCTGGGTGGGTCTCTCCGGCCGGTTTTGGATTATTGTGTACAACACGACGATGGTGAAGCCCGATCAGCTCAACTCCCTGCTCGACCTGGCGAATCCCCAATGGAAAGACAAGCTCGCAATCCCCAACTCCGGCAGTGAATATCTTCAGGCGGGCGTGTCGGTGATCCGCGCCGCTCACGGCGACGAGCGCACCAAGAAATTCCTGGAGGGCCTGCGGGATAACGCCGGCTCGCAGGTCTACCAGAAAAGCTCCCAGATCGTGGATGCCGTGGCCAAAGGGCAGGTCGCCGTGGGCATCGTGAATCACTATTACGTGTACCGCCACCTCGCCACGCAGCCCGCCGCGCCGTTGGCCGTCATCATGCCGGATCAAAAAGACGGCGGTATGGGCGCGATCATGAATGTGACAGGGATCGGCATCACCAAATCAAGCCTCCATGTCGACAATGCGAAGCTGCTGATCGAGTTTCTCGTCGCACAAGCCGGACAGAAGATGTTTGCCGATTTGGATAAGGAATATCCATTACATCCGGAAGTAAAGGCAGACCCGGCCCTGGTCGATCGAAAGAGCTTCCGCGCGGCCCTCGTCCCACTGACACGATTGGCTGAGCTCCGGGAACCGACTCTGACGCTCATCGAGCAAGTGGGCCTCCGCTAAATCACGAGGCCCGTTGTGACGACGTTTCGCCAGCAGCTCGCCTCTC
Coding sequences within:
- a CDS encoding extracellular solute-binding protein is translated as MATFLTRFYSSMTSLHHRHMPALLLILITFCALSFPLTDSIAADKLVVYSGRAERLIKPVFDAFTAKTGIQVDLLSSGTTELVNRLKAEGDRTPADLLLTNDAGSLELARVAGLLRPLNMREVERAIPSQFRAADNSWVGLSGRFWIIVYNTTMVKPDQLNSLLDLANPQWKDKLAIPNSGSEYLQAGVSVIRAAHGDERTKKFLEGLRDNAGSQVYQKSSQIVDAVAKGQVAVGIVNHYYVYRHLATQPAAPLAVIMPDQKDGGMGAIMNVTGIGITKSSLHVDNAKLLIEFLVAQAGQKMFADLDKEYPLHPEVKADPALVDRKSFRAALVPLTRLAELREPTLTLIEQVGLR